The Frankiales bacterium genome includes a region encoding these proteins:
- a CDS encoding alpha/beta fold hydrolase, whose protein sequence is MSGAELARAPSSPGRVAGLVGALGAAAAVGAAIGVATERVVVRRALRPDTERDEPFGGLRGRVVPVIASDGTSLHVEVEDPPEGSLADRSGDGLTVVFSHGYALEQDSWHYQRRDLRALGRLVFWDQRSHGRSGRGPADNATIDQLGHDLAAVIRATAATGPLVLVGHSMGGMTVMSYAALHPEEFGERVRGVALLATSSGGLAEVPLGLPAPLARAFHSAAPAVAGLLARRKDIVERGRKAGSDIAYLLTKVYSFGSNVPPSLTGFVHRMLSATPIDVVAEFLPTLETHDKTRALDSIGRVDTLVIVGDSDLLTPSEHSDEIVRHVPGAELVVIPGSGHMVMLEKYPEVNQHLRELVSRVRTGLAHESEETA, encoded by the coding sequence GTGAGCGGTGCGGAGCTCGCCCGCGCGCCGTCGAGCCCCGGCCGGGTCGCCGGCCTGGTCGGCGCGCTGGGCGCGGCCGCGGCCGTGGGGGCGGCGATCGGCGTCGCGACGGAACGGGTGGTGGTGCGGCGCGCCCTGCGCCCGGACACCGAGCGCGACGAGCCGTTCGGCGGGCTGCGCGGCCGCGTGGTCCCGGTGATCGCCTCGGACGGCACGTCGCTGCACGTCGAGGTGGAGGACCCGCCGGAGGGATCGCTGGCCGACCGCTCCGGCGACGGGCTCACCGTCGTGTTCTCGCACGGCTACGCGCTCGAGCAGGACTCCTGGCACTACCAGCGCCGCGACCTGCGGGCGCTGGGCCGCCTGGTGTTCTGGGACCAGCGCAGCCATGGGCGCAGCGGTCGGGGGCCGGCCGACAACGCCACCATCGACCAGCTCGGGCACGACCTCGCGGCGGTCATCCGCGCCACCGCCGCGACCGGTCCGCTCGTGCTGGTGGGCCACTCGATGGGCGGCATGACCGTGATGTCCTACGCCGCGCTGCACCCCGAGGAGTTCGGCGAGCGGGTGCGCGGCGTGGCCCTGCTGGCGACGAGCTCGGGCGGGCTGGCCGAGGTGCCGCTGGGGCTGCCGGCCCCGCTGGCCCGGGCGTTCCACAGCGCCGCCCCCGCGGTCGCGGGCCTGCTGGCCCGGCGCAAGGACATCGTCGAGCGCGGCCGCAAGGCGGGCAGCGACATCGCCTACCTGCTGACGAAGGTGTACTCGTTCGGGTCCAACGTGCCGCCGTCGCTCACCGGGTTCGTCCACCGGATGCTCTCGGCGACGCCGATCGACGTCGTCGCCGAGTTCCTGCCCACCCTCGAGACGCACGACAAGACCCGGGCGCTGGACTCGATCGGCCGGGTCGACACCCTGGTGATCGTCGGCGACTCGGACCTGCTCACCCCCAGCGAGCACAGCGACGAGATCGTGCGGCACGTGCCGGGCGCGGAGCTCGTGGTGATCCCCGGCAGCGGCCACATGGTGATGCTGGAGAAGTACCCCGAGGTCAACCAGCACCTGCGCGAGCTGGTGTCCCGGGTGCGCACCGGCCTGGCCCACGAGTCCGAGGAGACCGCATGA
- the alr gene encoding alanine racemase, translated as MARGAVAAVDLDALRHNVATVRARAGVDVLAVVKADAYGHGLVPCARAAREAGATWLGVALPEEALALRAAGVEGPVLAWLGVPGSPWAACLEHDVDVSVPALWALEEVVAAAAATGRRARLHLEADTGLSRNGATAADWPALVSAARAAEVAGAVEVVGVWSHLACADEPDHPSVARQVAAFERALELAAGAGLRPRVRHLANSAAALAVPAARYDLVRLGIAMYGLSPGEGVGSGPALGLRPVMSLRARLAAAKRVPAGSGVSYGHIYTTSAETTLALVPLGYADGVPRAGSNAGPLRVAGSDRTVAGRVCMDQLVVDVGEDDVRAGYEVVLFGADGPSADDWARACGTIGYEIVTRIGPRVPRVHLGVRT; from the coding sequence CTGGCCCGCGGGGCCGTGGCCGCCGTCGACCTCGACGCCCTGCGCCACAACGTGGCCACCGTCCGCGCGCGGGCCGGCGTCGACGTGCTCGCCGTGGTGAAGGCCGACGCCTACGGCCACGGGCTGGTGCCCTGCGCGCGGGCCGCGCGGGAGGCCGGCGCCACGTGGCTGGGCGTGGCCCTGCCGGAGGAGGCCCTGGCGCTGCGCGCGGCCGGGGTCGAGGGGCCGGTGCTGGCCTGGCTCGGCGTGCCGGGCTCGCCGTGGGCGGCCTGCCTCGAGCACGACGTCGACGTGTCGGTGCCCGCCCTGTGGGCGCTCGAGGAGGTCGTGGCGGCCGCGGCAGCCACGGGCCGGCGCGCACGGCTGCACCTCGAGGCCGACACCGGGCTCTCGCGCAACGGCGCCACGGCGGCCGACTGGCCGGCCCTCGTGTCGGCGGCGCGCGCCGCCGAGGTCGCGGGCGCGGTGGAGGTGGTGGGGGTCTGGTCGCACCTCGCCTGCGCCGACGAGCCGGACCACCCCTCGGTGGCCCGGCAGGTGGCCGCGTTCGAGCGGGCGCTGGAGCTGGCCGCGGGCGCGGGGCTGCGGCCCCGGGTGCGCCACCTCGCCAACTCGGCCGCGGCGCTGGCCGTGCCTGCTGCCCGCTACGACCTGGTCCGCCTGGGCATCGCGATGTACGGGCTCTCGCCCGGCGAGGGGGTCGGGTCCGGCCCGGCGCTCGGGCTGCGCCCGGTGATGTCGCTGCGGGCCCGGCTCGCCGCGGCCAAGCGCGTCCCGGCCGGGTCCGGGGTGTCCTACGGGCACATCTACACGACCTCGGCAGAGACGACCCTCGCGCTCGTGCCGCTCGGCTACGCCGACGGCGTGCCGCGCGCGGGCAGCAACGCCGGCCCGCTGCGCGTGGCCGGGTCCGACCGCACGGTGGCCGGCCGCGTCTGCATGGACCAGCTGGTGGTCGACGTCGGCGAGGACGACGTGCGCGCCGGCTACGAGGTCGTGCTCTTCGGCGCCGACGGTCCCTCGGCCGACGACTGGGCCCGTGCGTGCGGCACCATCGGGTACGAGATCGTCACGCGCATCGGTCCGCGCGTGCCGCGGGTGCACCTGGGGGTGAGGACGTGA
- a CDS encoding NAD(P)H-hydrate epimerase: MSPTTTAPRPATVALDVETVRRVEAEAMARLPEGTLMARAATAVAVSAGQMLRDLLGRVTGARVVLLVGAGDNGGDALHAGARLATRGARVDALLVADRHHEAGADALRRAGGRLHVVDGDLVAAAELVAAADLVVDGVLGIGGRGALREPAATLAAVARETDASVLAVDLPSGVDADTGVVEDADRAVRADRTVVMGALKPGLLVGEGARLSGDLEVVDIGLDLGGLDPARTLVLVDDELAASVLARPGAGDDKYTRGVVGLSTGSERYPGAAILSTAGARHGTAGYVRYSGPAHAEVVRAWPDVVAKPGRVGVAGRAQCWVVGCGRGTDEDARLAILDAAAPPTPLVLDADALTLLAEDAEVRAAVISRPGVTVLTPHDGELARLAGGRVGPDRLAAAREVADAYRAVVLLKGSATVVVAPDGPSYVAVAAPPELATAGTGDVLAGVLGSLLAGVQARGQVDPASAARVAGAAAHVHGLAGALAARGGRPVASPDVAAALPEAVARLRAARPAGA, from the coding sequence ATGAGCCCGACCACGACCGCGCCGCGGCCCGCCACGGTCGCCCTCGACGTCGAGACGGTGCGCCGCGTGGAGGCCGAGGCGATGGCCCGCCTCCCCGAGGGCACGCTCATGGCCCGCGCCGCCACCGCGGTGGCCGTGTCCGCCGGCCAGATGCTGCGCGACCTGCTCGGGCGCGTCACCGGCGCGCGGGTGGTGCTCCTGGTGGGCGCCGGCGACAACGGCGGCGACGCTCTCCACGCCGGTGCCCGGCTGGCCACGCGCGGCGCCCGTGTGGACGCCCTGCTGGTGGCGGACCGGCACCACGAGGCCGGTGCCGACGCGCTGCGCCGCGCGGGCGGCCGGCTGCACGTCGTGGACGGCGACCTCGTCGCCGCGGCCGAGCTTGTGGCGGCGGCCGACCTGGTGGTGGACGGGGTCCTCGGGATCGGCGGGCGCGGTGCGCTGCGCGAGCCGGCCGCCACGCTGGCGGCTGTGGCGCGCGAGACCGACGCGTCCGTGCTCGCCGTCGACCTGCCCAGCGGCGTCGACGCCGACACCGGCGTGGTGGAGGACGCCGACCGCGCGGTGCGCGCGGACCGCACGGTGGTCATGGGCGCGCTCAAGCCCGGGCTGCTGGTGGGGGAGGGCGCGCGACTGTCCGGCGACCTCGAGGTGGTCGACATCGGGCTCGACCTCGGCGGCCTCGACCCCGCGCGCACGCTCGTGCTCGTCGACGACGAGCTGGCCGCCTCGGTCCTCGCCCGTCCCGGTGCCGGCGACGACAAGTACACCCGCGGCGTCGTCGGGCTCTCCACCGGCTCCGAGCGCTACCCCGGCGCGGCCATCCTGTCCACGGCCGGCGCGCGCCACGGCACCGCCGGCTACGTCCGCTACAGCGGGCCGGCCCACGCCGAGGTCGTCCGCGCCTGGCCCGACGTCGTCGCCAAGCCCGGCCGGGTGGGCGTGGCGGGCCGCGCGCAGTGCTGGGTCGTGGGCTGCGGGCGCGGCACGGACGAGGACGCGCGGCTGGCGATCCTCGACGCCGCGGCGCCCCCGACGCCGCTGGTGCTCGACGCCGACGCGCTGACCCTGCTCGCCGAGGACGCCGAGGTGCGCGCCGCGGTGATCTCGCGGCCCGGCGTCACGGTGCTCACGCCGCACGACGGCGAGCTGGCCCGGCTGGCCGGGGGCCGGGTGGGCCCGGACCGCCTCGCCGCCGCCCGCGAGGTGGCGGACGCCTACCGCGCGGTGGTGCTGCTCAAGGGCTCCGCCACGGTCGTGGTGGCGCCGGACGGCCCTTCGTACGTGGCGGTGGCCGCCCCGCCGGAGCTGGCCACGGCCGGCACCGGCGACGTGCTGGCCGGCGTGCTGGGCTCGCTGCTCGCCGGCGTGCAGGCGCGGGGACAGGTGGACCCGGCCTCGGCGGCCCGGGTCGCCGGCGCGGCGGCGCACGTGCACGGTCTGGCCGGTGCCCTGGCCGCCCGCGGCGGTCGCCCGGTCGCCTCGCCCGACGTCGCCGCCGCCCTGCCCGAGGCGGTGGCCCGGCTGCGTGCGGCCCGGCCCGCGGGGGCCTGA
- a CDS encoding holo-ACP synthase, with translation MIIGIGADVVSVSRFAETLRRTPSMLDRLFTEHERTGEQGHPRPPSSLAARFAAKEAVAKALGAPYGLRWHDCEVVAADDGRPWLELQGTVLAAAQEQGIDRWHLSLSHDGDLAVAYVVAERA, from the coding sequence GTGATCATCGGCATCGGCGCGGACGTCGTGAGCGTGTCCCGGTTCGCCGAGACGCTGCGCCGCACGCCCTCGATGCTCGACCGGCTGTTCACCGAGCACGAGCGCACCGGCGAGCAGGGCCACCCGCGGCCGCCCTCGTCGCTGGCCGCGCGGTTCGCCGCCAAGGAGGCCGTCGCCAAGGCGCTGGGCGCCCCGTACGGGCTGCGCTGGCACGACTGCGAGGTGGTGGCGGCCGACGACGGCCGCCCCTGGCTCGAGCTCCAGGGCACGGTCCTCGCCGCGGCGCAGGAGCAGGGGATCGACCGCTGGCACCTGTCGCTGAGCCACGACGGCGACCTCGCCGTCGCCTACGTCGTGGCGGAGCGGGCATGA
- the glmS gene encoding glutamine--fructose-6-phosphate transaminase (isomerizing): MCGIVGYVGEKQALQVVVDGLRRLEYRGYDSAGVAVVADGELDTRKKAGKLANLESLLGSDPLPQSTIGIGHTRWATHGGPTDANAHPHVSQDGKVAVIHNGIIENFAELRDELAARGVTLRSETDTEVVAHLLAEVLPTVGMDLAEGMRQVCRRLSGAFTLVAVHSDVPDVVVGARRNSPLVVGRGDGENFLASDVAAFVAHTRQAVELGQDQVVELTRDGVVITDFDGAAADVTEYEVTWDASAAEKGGYETFMAKEILEQPKAVADTLLGRVDASGSLKLDEMRLTESELRDVDKVVVIACGTAYHAGMVAKYALEHWTRVPCEVELASEFRYRDPVVGPRTLVVAISQSGETMDTLMALRYAREQGARVLAICNTQGSTIPRESDAVLYTHAGPEVAVASTKAFLTQLVATYLVALYIAQVRGDKFGDEIAAVVRDLADMPQKIDLVLDTSEEMKQLADDLKDVRSVLFIGRHVGYPVALEGALKLKELAYMHAEGFAAGELKHGPIALLEEGVPVIVVTPSPAGRSVLHEKIVSNIQEVRARGARTIVIAEEGDEAVVPYADHLVRIPACPTLLQPLVATVPLQVFAAAMAAAKGHDVDQPRNLAKSVTVE; encoded by the coding sequence ATGTGCGGAATCGTCGGGTACGTCGGTGAGAAGCAGGCCCTGCAGGTCGTCGTCGACGGCCTGCGCCGGCTCGAGTACCGGGGCTACGACTCCGCCGGCGTGGCCGTCGTGGCCGACGGCGAGCTCGACACGCGGAAGAAGGCCGGCAAGCTGGCCAACCTCGAGTCGCTGCTCGGGTCGGACCCCCTGCCGCAGTCGACCATCGGCATCGGCCACACCCGGTGGGCCACCCACGGCGGCCCCACGGACGCCAACGCCCACCCGCACGTGAGCCAGGACGGCAAGGTCGCCGTCATCCACAACGGCATCATCGAGAACTTCGCCGAGCTGCGCGACGAGCTCGCGGCCCGTGGCGTCACGCTGCGCTCGGAGACCGACACCGAGGTGGTCGCCCACCTGCTCGCGGAGGTGCTCCCCACGGTCGGGATGGACCTCGCCGAGGGCATGCGGCAGGTGTGCCGCCGGCTGTCCGGCGCGTTCACCCTCGTGGCCGTGCACTCCGACGTCCCCGACGTCGTCGTGGGCGCCCGGCGCAACAGCCCCCTGGTGGTGGGCCGCGGCGACGGCGAGAACTTCCTGGCCTCCGACGTCGCGGCCTTCGTGGCGCACACGCGTCAGGCCGTCGAGCTCGGCCAGGACCAGGTCGTCGAGCTCACCCGCGACGGCGTCGTGATCACCGACTTCGACGGCGCCGCCGCCGACGTCACCGAGTACGAGGTGACGTGGGACGCGTCGGCCGCCGAGAAGGGCGGCTACGAGACCTTCATGGCCAAGGAGATCCTCGAGCAGCCCAAGGCCGTGGCGGACACCCTGCTGGGCCGCGTCGACGCCTCGGGCTCGCTCAAGCTCGACGAGATGCGGCTGACCGAGTCGGAGCTGCGCGACGTCGACAAGGTGGTCGTGATCGCCTGCGGCACGGCCTACCACGCGGGGATGGTGGCCAAGTACGCGCTGGAGCACTGGACCCGCGTGCCGTGCGAGGTGGAGCTGGCCAGCGAGTTCCGCTACCGCGACCCCGTCGTCGGCCCGCGCACGCTCGTGGTCGCGATCTCGCAGTCCGGCGAAACCATGGACACGCTCATGGCGCTGCGCTACGCGCGCGAGCAGGGTGCGCGGGTGCTGGCCATCTGCAACACGCAGGGGTCCACCATCCCGCGCGAGAGCGACGCCGTCCTCTACACGCACGCCGGACCCGAGGTCGCCGTCGCCTCCACCAAGGCGTTCCTCACGCAGCTGGTGGCGACCTACCTCGTAGCGCTCTACATCGCCCAGGTGCGCGGCGACAAGTTCGGCGACGAGATCGCCGCGGTGGTCCGCGACCTGGCCGACATGCCGCAGAAGATCGACCTCGTGCTCGACACCAGCGAGGAGATGAAGCAGCTCGCCGACGACCTCAAGGACGTCCGCTCGGTGCTGTTCATCGGCCGGCACGTCGGGTACCCGGTCGCGCTCGAGGGCGCGCTCAAGCTCAAGGAGCTCGCGTACATGCACGCCGAGGGCTTCGCCGCCGGCGAGCTCAAGCACGGCCCGATCGCGCTGCTCGAGGAGGGCGTCCCGGTCATCGTGGTGACGCCCTCGCCCGCCGGGCGCAGCGTGCTGCACGAGAAGATCGTGTCGAACATCCAGGAGGTGCGGGCCCGCGGCGCCCGCACGATCGTCATCGCGGAGGAGGGCGACGAGGCCGTCGTGCCCTACGCCGACCACCTCGTGCGCATCCCGGCCTGCCCCACCCTCCTGCAGCCGCTCGTGGCCACGGTGCCGCTCCAGGTGTTCGCCGCGGCGATGGCGGCGGCGAAGGGCCACGACGTCGACCAGCCCCGCAACCTGGCCAAGTCCGTCACGGTCGAGTGA
- a CDS encoding phosphoglucosamine mutase, producing MGRLFGTDGVRGLANADLTAELALDLAVGAAHVLGDAGVFAAHEGRPVAVVGRDTRASGEFLEAAVVAGLLSAGVDVWRVGVLPTPAVAHLTAALDADLGVMLSASHNPMPDNGIKFLARGGHKLRDELEDAIEAHLREEWTRPTGAGVGRVSLHEEGAEIYLEHLLATLPHRLDGLTVVVDGANGAASHVGPLALRRAGATVVEIHTEPDGLNINQDCGSTHLADLQAAVVAHRADAGVAFDGDADRCLAVDATGDVVDGDHVLAVLGIAMRERGTLAHDTVVSTVMANLGFRLAAQESGLTVVETAVGDRYVLEAMRAGGFVLGGEQSGHVILADHATTGDGVLTSLHLLARVAETGVPLRDLAGVVRKLPQVLVNVTGVDRTRVASEPALLDAVAAAEAELGRTGRVLLRPSGTEPVVRVMVEAATADQAASVAHALADVVRSSLG from the coding sequence GTGGGGCGTCTGTTCGGGACCGACGGAGTCCGTGGCCTGGCCAACGCCGACCTCACCGCCGAGCTCGCGCTCGACCTCGCCGTGGGCGCCGCCCACGTGCTGGGCGACGCGGGGGTCTTCGCGGCCCACGAGGGCCGCCCGGTCGCGGTGGTGGGGCGCGACACCCGGGCCAGCGGCGAGTTCCTCGAGGCGGCCGTGGTCGCGGGCCTGCTCAGCGCGGGCGTCGACGTCTGGCGCGTGGGCGTGCTGCCCACGCCTGCCGTGGCGCACCTGACCGCCGCGCTCGACGCGGACCTCGGCGTGATGCTCTCGGCGTCGCACAACCCCATGCCCGACAACGGCATCAAGTTCCTCGCCCGGGGCGGGCACAAGCTGCGCGACGAGCTCGAGGACGCGATCGAGGCGCACCTGCGCGAGGAGTGGACCCGGCCCACCGGGGCGGGCGTCGGACGGGTGAGCCTGCACGAGGAGGGTGCCGAGATCTACCTCGAGCACCTGCTCGCGACGCTGCCGCACCGGCTCGACGGGCTCACGGTGGTGGTGGACGGCGCCAACGGCGCCGCCTCGCACGTCGGGCCGCTGGCGCTGCGCCGGGCGGGTGCCACCGTCGTGGAGATCCACACCGAGCCCGACGGGCTCAACATCAACCAGGACTGCGGCTCGACCCACCTCGCGGACCTCCAGGCGGCCGTGGTGGCGCACCGCGCCGACGCCGGCGTCGCCTTCGACGGGGACGCCGACCGCTGCCTGGCCGTGGACGCCACCGGCGACGTCGTGGACGGCGACCACGTGCTGGCGGTCCTCGGCATCGCGATGCGCGAGCGCGGCACGCTCGCGCACGACACGGTGGTGTCGACCGTGATGGCCAACCTCGGCTTCCGGCTCGCGGCGCAGGAGTCCGGCCTCACCGTGGTCGAGACCGCGGTGGGCGACCGCTACGTGCTCGAGGCCATGCGGGCGGGCGGGTTCGTGCTGGGCGGCGAGCAGAGCGGCCACGTGATCCTGGCCGACCACGCGACGACCGGCGACGGCGTGCTGACCTCCCTGCACCTGCTGGCCCGGGTCGCCGAGACCGGCGTCCCGCTGCGCGACCTGGCCGGCGTGGTGCGCAAGCTGCCCCAGGTGCTGGTCAACGTCACCGGCGTCGACCGCACGCGGGTCGCCAGCGAGCCGGCCCTGCTCGACGCCGTGGCCGCGGCCGAGGCCGAGCTCGGCCGCACCGGGCGGGTGCTGCTGCGCCCCTCAGGCACCGAGCCCGTGGTGCGCGTGATGGTGGAGGCCGCCACGGCCGACCAGGCCGCGTCCGTGGCCCACGCGCTGGCCGACGTCGTGCGCTCCTCGCTCGGCTGA
- the rpsI gene encoding 30S ribosomal protein S9 has product MSETVAETTDTTEDLETPESYTSETPSPRVAVAHREAAVGPANATGRRKEAIARVRLVPGSGRWTVNGRSLEDYFPNKVHQQLVNEPFVTLGIDATYDVIARISGGGASGQAGALRLGIARALNEIDVEAFRPALKKAGFLTRDARIKERKKYGLKKARKAPQYSKR; this is encoded by the coding sequence GTGAGCGAGACCGTCGCCGAGACCACTGACACGACCGAGGACCTCGAGACCCCCGAGTCCTACACCTCCGAGACGCCGTCCCCGCGCGTCGCCGTCGCGCACCGCGAGGCGGCTGTGGGCCCGGCCAACGCGACCGGCCGACGCAAGGAGGCCATCGCCCGCGTGCGCCTCGTGCCGGGCTCGGGCCGCTGGACCGTCAACGGCCGCAGCCTCGAGGACTACTTCCCGAACAAGGTGCACCAGCAGCTGGTCAACGAGCCGTTCGTCACGCTGGGCATCGACGCGACCTACGACGTCATCGCCCGCATCAGCGGCGGCGGCGCGTCCGGCCAGGCCGGCGCGCTGCGCCTGGGCATCGCCCGGGCGCTCAACGAGATCGACGTCGAGGCGTTCCGTCCGGCCCTGAAGAAGGCCGGCTTCCTCACCCGCGACGCGCGGATCAAGGAGCGCAAGAAGTACGGCCTCAAGAAGGCCCGCAAGGCGCCCCAGTACAGCAAGCGCTAG
- the rplM gene encoding 50S ribosomal protein L13, with translation MRTYTPRPGDVERQWHVIDATDVVLGRLATQAATLLRGKHKPTFAPHVDTGDFVIIVNADKVALTGSKKQQKLDYRHSGYPGGLRATSYTELLETNPRRAVEKAVKGMLPHNKLGRQVIKKLKVYAGPEHPHGAQQPQPFEISQVAQ, from the coding sequence ATGCGCACGTACACCCCCAGGCCCGGCGACGTCGAGCGCCAGTGGCACGTCATCGATGCGACCGACGTCGTGCTCGGCCGCCTCGCCACGCAGGCGGCGACGCTGCTGCGCGGCAAGCACAAGCCCACGTTCGCCCCGCACGTCGACACGGGCGACTTCGTGATCATCGTGAACGCGGACAAGGTCGCCCTGACCGGCTCCAAGAAGCAGCAGAAGCTCGACTACCGCCACTCCGGCTATCCGGGCGGCCTGCGCGCCACGAGCTACACCGAGCTGCTTGAGACCAACCCCCGCCGCGCGGTGGAGAAGGCCGTGAAGGGCATGCTCCCGCACAACAAGCTGGGCCGTCAGGTCATCAAGAAGCTCAAGGTCTACGCCGGCCCGGAGCACCCCCACGGCGCGCAGCAGCCGCAGCCGTTCGAGATCTCCCAGGTCGCGCAGTAA
- a CDS encoding ATP-binding cassette domain-containing protein has translation MGHVDVAKVTHTLPDGRVLLDEVTFRVADGAKVALVGANGAGKTRLLRLVSGDLDPQDGAITRSGGLGVMRQFVGQVRDESTVRDLLLSVAPPRVREAASRLDAAELALMETDDERTQMEYAHAISDWSDAGGYDAEVLWDVCTVASLGLPFDRAQYRETRTLSGGEQKRLVLEALLRGPDEVLLLDEPDNYLDVPGKEWLEQRLAESPKTVLYVSHDRELLARTATQVVTLELGAAGNTAWTHGGGFATYHQARADRFARLEELRRRWDEEHQKLKDLVQMYKVKAAYNDGLASRYQAAKTRLAKFEEAGPPQEVAREQNVRMRLTGGRTGKRAVVCESLELTGLMRPFDLEVWFGERLAVLGANGSGKSHFLRLLAAGGSDPDVEHRPVGDVPVAPVAHTGVARLGARVRPGWFAQTHEHPELVGRTLLEVLHRGDAHRDGMGREAAARRLDRYELAHAAEQTFESLSGGQQARFQILLLELSGATLLLLDEPTDNLDLASAEALEEGLSAFEGTVVAVTHDRWFARGFDRYVVFGADGTVREVSEPVWDETRPVRA, from the coding sequence GTGGGTCACGTCGACGTCGCCAAGGTCACGCACACGCTCCCCGACGGGCGCGTGCTGCTCGACGAGGTGACGTTCCGTGTCGCCGACGGCGCCAAGGTCGCGCTCGTGGGCGCCAACGGGGCCGGCAAGACGAGGCTGCTGCGCCTGGTGTCCGGCGACCTCGACCCGCAGGACGGCGCCATCACCCGCTCCGGCGGCCTCGGTGTGATGCGCCAGTTCGTCGGGCAGGTGCGCGACGAGTCGACCGTGCGCGACCTGCTGCTCTCGGTGGCGCCGCCGCGGGTGCGCGAGGCGGCGTCGCGGCTCGACGCGGCCGAGCTCGCGCTCATGGAGACCGACGACGAGCGCACGCAGATGGAGTACGCGCATGCCATCTCGGACTGGTCCGACGCCGGCGGCTACGACGCCGAGGTGCTCTGGGACGTGTGCACCGTGGCGTCGCTCGGGCTGCCGTTCGACCGGGCGCAGTACCGCGAGACCCGCACGCTGTCCGGCGGCGAGCAGAAGCGCCTGGTGCTCGAGGCGCTGCTGCGCGGCCCGGACGAGGTGCTGCTGCTCGACGAGCCGGACAACTACCTCGACGTGCCCGGCAAGGAGTGGCTCGAGCAGCGCCTCGCCGAGTCGCCCAAGACGGTGCTCTACGTCTCGCACGACCGCGAGCTGCTGGCGCGCACGGCCACCCAGGTGGTCACGCTCGAGCTCGGTGCGGCCGGCAACACCGCGTGGACCCACGGTGGCGGCTTCGCGACGTACCACCAGGCCCGCGCCGACCGCTTCGCGCGGCTGGAGGAGCTGCGCCGGCGTTGGGACGAGGAGCACCAGAAGCTCAAGGACCTCGTGCAGATGTACAAGGTGAAGGCGGCCTACAACGACGGGCTGGCCTCGCGCTACCAGGCCGCGAAGACGCGGCTGGCCAAGTTCGAGGAGGCCGGTCCGCCGCAGGAGGTGGCGCGCGAGCAGAACGTGCGGATGCGCCTGACGGGCGGGCGCACCGGCAAGCGCGCCGTGGTGTGCGAGTCGCTGGAGCTCACCGGCCTGATGCGTCCCTTCGACCTCGAGGTGTGGTTCGGCGAGCGGCTCGCGGTGCTCGGCGCCAACGGCTCGGGCAAGTCGCACTTCCTGCGCCTGCTGGCGGCGGGGGGCTCGGACCCCGACGTCGAGCACCGGCCGGTCGGCGACGTCCCGGTGGCCCCGGTGGCGCACACCGGCGTGGCCCGGCTCGGGGCCCGCGTGCGGCCGGGCTGGTTCGCCCAGACCCACGAGCACCCCGAGCTGGTGGGGCGCACCCTGCTGGAGGTGCTCCACCGCGGCGACGCCCACCGCGACGGGATGGGACGGGAGGCGGCGGCCCGCCGGCTGGACCGCTACGAGCTCGCCCACGCCGCGGAGCAGACCTTCGAGTCGCTCTCCGGCGGCCAGCAGGCGCGGTTCCAGATCCTGCTGCTCGAGCTGTCCGGGGCCACCCTGCTCCTGCTCGACGAGCCCACGGACAACCTCGACCTGGCCAGCGCCGAGGCGCTCGAGGAGGGGCTCTCGGCCTTCGAGGGCACGGTCGTGGCGGTCACCCACGACCGGTGGTTCGCCCGCGGCTTCGACCGCTACGTCGTGTTCGGCGCCGACGGCACCGTGCGTGAGGTGTCCGAGCCGGTCTGGGACGAGACCCGGCCGGTCCGGGCCTGA
- a CDS encoding DoxX family membrane protein gives MSTALHQSAETTVAADPITNSAAQSFAGLVRILLGFTFLWAFFDKTFAWGYTTTKAWLFGTGDGNPTAGFLKFGANPNGPFVDFFNGLAPTSSSAFINWLFMLALLGAGVGLVLGIGMRISCIGATILLLSMWLAVAPWAKYIDQGGSTVASNNPLLDEHIIYSATLMLLMFAMGGRYWGLGRWWESRVPAWLV, from the coding sequence ATGTCGACCGCACTCCACCAGTCCGCGGAGACCACCGTCGCTGCGGACCCGATCACCAACTCGGCGGCGCAGAGCTTCGCCGGTCTGGTGCGGATCCTGCTCGGGTTCACGTTCCTCTGGGCGTTCTTCGACAAGACCTTCGCCTGGGGCTACACCACCACCAAGGCGTGGCTGTTCGGCACCGGCGACGGCAACCCCACCGCGGGCTTCCTCAAGTTCGGCGCCAACCCCAACGGCCCGTTCGTCGACTTCTTCAACGGACTGGCCCCCACCTCGTCCTCAGCCTTCATCAACTGGCTGTTCATGCTGGCGCTGCTCGGCGCCGGGGTGGGTCTCGTGCTGGGCATCGGCATGCGCATCTCGTGCATCGGGGCCACGATCCTGCTGCTGAGCATGTGGCTCGCCGTGGCGCCGTGGGCGAAGTACATCGACCAGGGCGGCAGCACTGTCGCGTCGAACAACCCGCTCCTGGACGAGCACATCATCTACTCGGCCACGCTCATGCTCCTGATGTTCGCCATGGGCGGGCGCTACTGGGGCCTGGGTCGCTGGTGGGAGTCGCGCGTCCCCGCCTGGCTCGTCTAG